One Glandiceps talaboti chromosome 2, keGlaTala1.1, whole genome shotgun sequence genomic region harbors:
- the LOC144453421 gene encoding glutathione-specific gamma-glutamylcyclotransferase 1-like: MLLENNLTQSDMFLETSLWIFGYGSLTWNPNFIYTSRADGHIDGLVRRFWQGNVTHRGVPGAPGRVATLVKSNKGKTWGTAYEVRGEKEIIGALKHLNVRECRLGGYESRFIKFHPTDGTEPFLTLVFTATPHNALYMGPAAMATMAGEIASAKGHSGLNCEYVFKLAEYMRTTFPEVADHHLFELESLVRHFVKADDCTNCNKLQTAVNEDEFMNCHHCQGHIQERNLQVLHREVYSPAHHVIVNL, encoded by the exons ATGTTGCTCGAGAATAATTTGACACAGTCAGATATGTTTTTAGAAACAAGTTTATGGATTTTCGGGTACGGATCTCTAACGTGGAACCCAAATTTTATTTATACGTCTCGTGCAGACGGGCACATTGATGGGCTAGTTCGCCGGTTTTGGCAAGGAAATGTAACTCATCGTGGAGTACCGGGTGCG CCAGGTCGAGTGGCCACATTGGTAAAGTCGAATAAG GGAAAGACGTGGGGAACAGCGTATGAAGTTCGTGGCGAGAAAGAAATTATTGGCGCACTGAAGCATCTTAACGTACGTGAGTGTCGTCTTGGTGGTTACGAATCCCGTTTCATCAAGTTTCATCCGACGGACGGTACGGAGCCGTTCCTCACGCTTGTCTTTACAGCTACTCCTCACAACGCTTTGTATATGGGACCCgctgccatggcaacaatggcTGGCGAGATTGCGTCAGCGAAAGGACATAGCGGCTTGAACTGTGAATACGTTTTCAAGTTAGCCGAGTACATGAGAACAACGTTTCCAGAGGTGGCCGATCACCACCTATTTGAGCTAGAATCGTTAGTGAGACATTTTGTGAAAGCAGACGACTGTACGAACTGTAACAAACTACAGACGGCTGTGAACGAGGATGAATTTATGAACTGTCATCACTGCCAAGGTCACATTCAAGAAAGAAATTTACAAGTTTTACATAGAGAGGTCTACTCGCCAGCTCATCACGTGATCGTTAATCTTTAA
- the LOC144453853 gene encoding uncharacterized protein LOC144453853, whose product MGGLVVTRSSGQILALCLLSVLTQVSSTGIFQLKLISFANDHGRNESGQCCSGSTSSDNCESPCRTFFRVCLKHFQAEISYDSDCLYGEVETPVLGNNTFEIPISDTEPFTNPIQMPIDFSWPGTFSLIIEAFHSDAVSPADGIPYPGTPRNLIARLATQRYASVGENWVEDIFNVGNMEFAYSFRIVCDDHYYGPGCNLFCKGRDDNLGHYSCDDYGNKVCLEGWSRDLDDDYCSIPNCRPGCHAENGHCTVPGECVCRLGWQGDLCDECVKFQGCKNGFCRNPYDCICQEGWGGQFCHLDLIFCTRHEPCRNGGTCYNNRPGFYTCTCPAGFTGKDCEIEINDCNANVCLNGGTCQDSINAFECLCTPEYTGTNCEIRVETCQDEPCLNGGACIGEGVDLMCLCSDGYTGARCDSVTEINHCSSSPCENGATCVDEDDGFSCECLPGYYGQTCANHVEYCDPNPCQNGATCDSGAERFYCQCVPGYTGTYCEKDFDECEFFPCSNGGTCSDLLNDYECECPAGFAGKDCSVPLDLCASEPCQNGGTCGNYVNGYECTCPEGYVGVNCEKLTSEEMTTIEVTSMDDATDENEEPDIVQSTVTSTTPGYTIYSTPVATTSEDVSSTEHRTISTTEDVAPVVGSGKGGIPLSTIHLIAIIGGVAVIVPAIILAIICVVYKRRRKSRDGDTEYSKQDNKMNNRRCENDLKALRGKEVDLPPSSISIKVCNEECDSLKKTNREHFSKLKEFENDFKAEKALQQNAQLISHELSSKRNREIAKYVNSDSDSSCSSSGNKKDCKSSKRKDFEQSSFIDYEKGVEYSDPKDSVHSKVPNTITQSTSTDRTSQQQQCDTSEVYRTWKEETEDFSGNTIYILEENLSPRATEV is encoded by the exons ATGGGTGGACTGGTTGTGACGCGGAGTTCGGGCCAAATTTTAGCATTGTGTCTTCTGTCAGTTTTAACACAA GTCTCAAGTACGGGGATTTTTCAGCTTAAGCTCATATCTTTTGCAAACGATCATGGTAGGAATGAATCGGGTCAATGCTGTAGCGGATCAACATCTTCCGACAATTGTGAATCTCCGTGCCGGACCTTCTTCAGAGTTTGCCTAAAACACTTCCAGGCTGAAATTTCGTACGATAGCGATTGCCTATACGGTGAAGTTGAAACACCAGTTCTTGGCAATAACACTTTTGAAATTCCTATATCGGACACGGAGCCATTCACTAACCCAATCCAAATGCCGATTGATTTTAGTTGGCCG GGTACGTTTTCTCTTATTATTGAGGCCTTCCACAGCGATGCTGTTAGCCCCGCCGATGGTATCCCCTATCCAG GAACACCACGCAATCTGATCGCCAGATTAGCAACACAACGTTATGCTTCCGTGGGGGAGAATTGGGTGGAGGACATCTTCAATGTTGGTAACATGGAATTCGCCTACTCGTTTCGTATCGTCTGTGACGACCACTATTATGGTCCTGGATGCAACCTTTTCTGCAAGGGAAGGGATGATAATTTAGGACATTATTCTTGTGATGACTATGGAAACAAAGTGTGCTTGGAAGGATGGAGTCGGGACTTAGATGACGATTACTGTTCTATAC CGAATTGTAGACCTGGTTGTCATGCAGAGAACGGACATTGTACAGTTCCCGGAGAGTGTGT TTGCCGTCTTGGATGGCAAGGAGATCTCTGCGACGAATGTGTGAAATTCCAAGGTTGCAAAAATGGGTTTTGCAGGAATCCTTACGATTGTATCTGCCAGGAAGGATGGGGAGGACAGTTTTGCCATCTAG ATTTGATTTTCTGCACGCGCCACGAACCATGTAGAAATGGCGGAACATGTTACAACAACCGCCCTGGGTTCTATACGTGTACTTGCCCGGCAGGTTTCACTGGCAAGGATTGTGAGATTGAGATAAACGACTGTAACGCCAACGTCTGCCTCAACGGTGGAACTTGTCAG GATTCGATTAATGCCTTTGAGTGCCTATGTACACCTGAGTACACGGGAACCAACTGCGAAATACGAGTTGAAACCTGTCAAGATGAGCCGTGCCTGAACGGAGGTGCGTGTATCGGAGAAGGCGTCGATCTCATGTGCCTTTGCAGTGATGGATACACGGGCGCCAGGTGCGATTCGGTTACGGAAATTAACCATTGCTCGTCATCGCCATGTGAGAATG GTGCCACTTGTGTTGACGAAGATGACGGATTTTCTTGCGAATGCCTTCCTGGATATTATGGTCAAACTTGTGCAAACCACGTGGAATACTGTGACCCAAACCCCTGCCAAAATGGAGCAACGTGTGACAGTGGAGCAGAACGTTTCTATTGCCAGTGCGTTCCGGGATACACTGGTACTTACTGTGAGAAGGACTTTGACGAATGTGAGTTCTTTCCTTGTTCCAACGGTGGTACCTGTTCGGATCTTTTGAACGACTACGAGTGTGAATGTCCAGCTGGATTCGCCGGGAAGGATTGCTCAGTTCCTTTGGATCTATGTGCCAGTGAACCCTGTCAGAATGGTGGTACCTGTGGCAATTATGTAAACGGTTATGAATGCACCTGCCCCGAAGGATACGTTGGAGTCAACTGTGAGAAATTGACTTCTGAGGAAATGACAACTATCGAGGTAACATCAATGGATGATGCTACCGATGAAAACGAAGAACCAGACATTGTGCAGTCTACCGTTACATCGACAACACCTGGATACACCATCTATAGCACACCCGTGGCAACAACCTCGGAGGATGTTAGTTCTACCGAACACCGTACCATCTCAACAACAGAGGATGTAGCCCCAGTGGTTGGATCCGGCAAGGGAGGAATTCCACTGTCCACGATCCATCTGATCGCCATCATTGGGGGTGTCGCCGTAATTGTGCCTGCGATTATTCTTGCCATCATTTGTGTTGTGTACAAGAGAAGGAGAAAGAGCAGGGACGGTGATACCGAGTATTCGAAGCAAGACAACAAAATGAACAATCGCAGATGCGAGAATGACTTGAAAGCCTTACGGGGCAAGGAGGTCGATTTACCACCTTCCTCCATTAGCATTAAAGTGTGCAATGAGGAGTGCGACTCCCTGAAAAAGACGAACAGAGAGCACTTCAGTAAATTGAAAGAATTTGAAAACGACTTTAAAGCTGAGAAAGCACTGCAACAAAATGCACAGCTTATCAGCCACGAACTTTCATCAAAACGCAATCGAGAGATTGCAAAATATGTTAATAGTGACAGTGATAGTAGCTGCAGCAGTAGCGGCAACAAAAAAGACTGTAAAAGCTCCAAAAGGAAAGACTTTGAGCAATCTTCTTTTATAGACTATGAAAAAGGGGTCGAATACAGCGACCCCAAAGACTCTGTACATTCTAAAGTACCAAACACAATTACGCAATCAACGAGCACAGATAGGACgtcacaacaacaacagtg TGATACATCAGAAGTGTACAGAACGTGGAAGGAGGAAACAGAAGACTTCAGCggcaatacaatatatatattggaaGAGAATCTCTCCCCAAGAGCGACAGAG GTTTAA